Proteins from one bacterium genomic window:
- a CDS encoding Clp protease N-terminal domain-containing protein, with protein MFERFTQGARHAITAAQEAARRLGSQSVRPQHILLGLASEPQRVAGRVLSHFGVTFDAVRTRIESLADPTDRPVRGEIGFAPESKTVLKLALDEARRLGHNYIGTEHLLLAMFHVSDAPLPELLQHFGLQMKPVQDLIPQELGEFEPYQGGRPKRRRAALSLLAGEENRNNVVMCRVGDPDLEAIDTLIEAGVRATRSDAAAWLIHAGIEGNKSLFARLQATVGEIRRLREHAQSISREVGLGESPPPPTN; from the coding sequence ATGTTCGAACGATTCACGCAAGGCGCCAGACACGCGATCACGGCGGCGCAAGAGGCAGCGAGGCGTCTCGGCTCGCAGTCCGTCCGACCGCAACATATTCTGCTCGGACTGGCGAGCGAGCCGCAGAGAGTGGCCGGGAGGGTCCTGTCGCACTTCGGAGTCACGTTCGATGCGGTCCGAACGCGGATCGAATCGCTTGCCGACCCCACGGATCGGCCGGTACGCGGGGAAATCGGGTTCGCTCCCGAAAGTAAGACCGTGCTGAAACTGGCGCTGGATGAGGCCCGCCGACTCGGACACAATTACATAGGCACCGAGCACCTGCTGCTCGCGATGTTTCACGTGAGTGACGCCCCGCTCCCCGAGCTCTTGCAACACTTTGGCCTCCAGATGAAGCCGGTCCAAGACTTGATCCCGCAAGAGCTTGGAGAATTCGAGCCGTACCAGGGTGGGAGGCCCAAGAGACGGAGAGCAGCGCTGTCGCTGCTGGCGGGAGAAGAGAACCGGAACAATGTGGTGATGTGCCGCGTCGGCGATCCCGACCTCGAAGCGATCGACACGCTCATTGAGGCAGGCGTTCGTGCCACGCGGAGCGACGCGGCGGCGTGGCTCATCCACGCGGGCATCGAGGGCAACAAGTCTCTCTTCGCACGCCTCCAAGCCACGGTCGGCGAAATCCGGCGTCTCCGCGAGCACGCGCAATCGATTAGCCGCGAGGTGGGATTGGGGGAGTCACCACCACCTCCCACCAACTAG
- a CDS encoding phosphate/phosphite/phosphonate ABC transporter substrate-binding protein — translation MTTRRATALALVTAVVIALVAAGAGVAPAQTKLVMAFVPSGEAATVLTSGNRIASLLGTATGYQFESFVATSYAGVIEAMGAGRADIGWLSTFAYVIAHQKYGVEVRLVTVRFGEPYYNAEIITQASSGINSLADLKGKRFAFVDPASTSGYLFPLAGLKKAGYDPSKFFGQTVFAGSHNNVVLAVYQGRVDAGAVFDDARGTVQKDYPDVMQKIKVIWKSDPIPNDTVSFRKTLPADVKDRVTTALLRFSQTPAGLDALKSLYEIEALADYQLLTSKYHVKTPNLDAFYNPVRDVATYAGVNLEELIKPH, via the coding sequence ATGACCACGCGTCGTGCCACCGCCCTCGCCCTCGTGACCGCGGTTGTGATCGCGCTCGTCGCGGCCGGCGCCGGCGTCGCCCCCGCGCAAACGAAGCTCGTGATGGCGTTCGTGCCGTCCGGCGAGGCGGCCACCGTGCTCACCTCGGGCAACCGCATCGCGAGCCTGCTGGGAACGGCGACAGGATACCAGTTCGAGTCGTTCGTGGCGACGAGCTACGCTGGCGTCATCGAGGCGATGGGTGCCGGACGCGCGGACATCGGCTGGTTGAGCACCTTCGCCTACGTCATCGCCCACCAGAAGTACGGGGTGGAGGTGCGCCTCGTGACGGTGCGGTTCGGCGAGCCGTACTATAACGCCGAGATCATCACCCAGGCGAGTTCCGGCATCAACTCGTTGGCCGACCTGAAGGGCAAGCGCTTCGCGTTCGTGGATCCTGCCAGCACGTCGGGCTACCTGTTCCCGCTGGCAGGACTCAAGAAGGCCGGCTACGATCCGTCGAAGTTCTTTGGACAGACCGTGTTCGCCGGTTCCCACAACAACGTCGTGCTGGCCGTCTACCAGGGGCGCGTCGACGCGGGTGCCGTGTTCGACGACGCGCGCGGTACCGTGCAGAAAGACTACCCGGACGTGATGCAGAAGATCAAGGTTATCTGGAAGTCCGACCCGATTCCGAACGACACCGTGAGCTTCCGCAAGACATTGCCGGCCGACGTCAAGGACCGTGTGACCACCGCGCTGCTGCGGTTCTCCCAGACGCCGGCCGGGTTGGACGCGCTCAAGTCCCTGTATGAGATTGAGGCGCTGGCCGACTACCAGTTGCTCACGTCGAAGTACCACGTCAAGACGCCGAACCTGGACGCGTTCTACAACCCCGTCCGGGATGTGGCGACGTATGCGGGCGTGAACTTGGAGGAGCTGATCAAACCACACTAG
- a CDS encoding M20/M25/M40 family metallo-hydrolase, protein MRGTHAALDRAIDGHLSLVEAIAAIPAPSFGEAERGAYIADRFREAGLLDVAIDEAGNVRGLFAGGGPAPRVVLAAHMDTVYPTEAHQPPRREGARLTGSSVRDNAAAVAALVTLARAMRDVGASVPCALEFASTTGEEGLGDLRGIRHRLRPEEVRPEAVLIGDGRMGQIVHQGIAVRRFAVRFETDGGHSWGDYGAPSAIHHLAPVIHALARTPLPVDPKTTLNVGVIHGGTSVNAIASTAEIQVDFRSVEAARVDELTALLRRLVEAEVAAGVRTTTKVIGDRPGGRISADHPLVAGILDVHRAHGLTPQLSASSTDANIPLSLGIAAVSMGVSGGGQVHSPREWLDTTSLLPGLHLLADAVAKTVEVAAAGPAAARRGGASGHP, encoded by the coding sequence ATGCGGGGGACCCACGCGGCGCTCGACCGCGCGATCGACGGACACCTCTCCCTGGTGGAGGCGATCGCCGCGATCCCGGCACCGAGTTTCGGGGAGGCCGAACGCGGGGCGTATATCGCCGACCGGTTCAGGGAGGCGGGTCTCCTCGACGTGGCAATCGACGAGGCGGGAAACGTGAGGGGCCTGTTCGCCGGCGGCGGGCCCGCGCCGCGGGTCGTGCTCGCCGCCCACATGGACACGGTGTATCCCACGGAGGCTCATCAACCGCCCCGCCGCGAAGGCGCACGCCTCACGGGATCGAGCGTGCGCGACAATGCCGCAGCCGTCGCCGCGTTGGTCACGCTTGCCCGTGCGATGCGCGACGTGGGCGCGTCCGTGCCGTGCGCGCTCGAGTTCGCCTCCACGACCGGGGAAGAAGGGCTCGGCGATCTGCGGGGGATTCGCCACCGGCTGCGACCCGAGGAGGTCCGCCCGGAGGCGGTGCTGATCGGCGATGGGCGGATGGGACAGATCGTCCACCAGGGGATCGCGGTGCGGCGGTTTGCCGTGCGGTTCGAGACTGACGGGGGCCACAGCTGGGGCGATTATGGCGCGCCGAGCGCGATCCATCACCTCGCGCCGGTGATCCACGCGCTCGCCCGGACCCCGCTGCCGGTCGATCCCAAGACGACACTGAACGTCGGCGTGATCCACGGTGGGACGTCGGTAAACGCGATCGCCTCCACCGCCGAGATTCAGGTGGATTTTCGGTCGGTCGAGGCCGCGCGCGTGGACGAGTTGACCGCGCTCCTTCGGCGCCTCGTCGAGGCCGAAGTGGCCGCCGGCGTGCGGACGACGACCAAGGTGATCGGCGACCGGCCGGGCGGGCGCATCTCGGCCGATCACCCGCTCGTGGCCGGCATTCTGGATGTGCACCGCGCCCACGGTCTCACCCCGCAACTGTCTGCGTCGAGCACCGATGCGAACATCCCGCTCTCGCTCGGCATCGCGGCCGTTTCGATGGGGGTGTCCGGCGGCGGCCAGGTGCACTCGCCCCGCGAATGGCTCGACACCACCTCGCTCCTTCCCGGCCTGCATCTCCTCGCCGACGCGGTGGCGAAGACCGTGGAGGTCGCCGCGGCAGGCCCAGCGGCGGCACGCCGGGGCGGCGCGTCCGGTCACCCTTGA
- a CDS encoding divergent polysaccharide deacetylase family protein, producing the protein MEGIGHRRAAGRRRWLAWFVVLVALGGSWPAAVASPSTHPRVALVFEHAGASLSDLAPIYAMHQPFGLGIFPHMRFSAQIAREARSHGLTPILHLPIEPIHPADLGPVTGVVWVRMTDAEIRGVVAGDLDSVPGVVGVSNHAGSRGTADVRVMTDVLGVVGARHLWFEENRTNAASVATDVARQLGVRTVLITTYLDDPPVDIPGKVRALIGTAQRQGWAVAAAHITTGAPLVVARLLPEFRAAGIEFVPVTTYLTGGVH; encoded by the coding sequence ATGGAGGGGATAGGGCACCGGCGCGCAGCAGGGCGGCGCCGCTGGTTGGCGTGGTTCGTGGTGTTGGTCGCGCTCGGTGGCTCGTGGCCCGCGGCGGTTGCCTCGCCGTCGACGCACCCGCGTGTGGCGCTCGTGTTCGAGCACGCCGGGGCGAGTCTGAGCGACCTGGCGCCGATCTACGCGATGCACCAGCCGTTCGGCCTCGGTATCTTCCCGCACATGCGCTTTTCCGCCCAGATCGCGCGCGAGGCGCGTTCCCACGGCCTCACCCCGATCCTGCACCTGCCGATCGAACCGATCCACCCCGCGGACCTCGGGCCGGTGACGGGCGTCGTGTGGGTCCGCATGACGGATGCTGAGATCCGCGGGGTCGTTGCGGGCGATCTCGACAGCGTGCCCGGCGTGGTCGGGGTGAGTAATCATGCGGGGTCGCGGGGTACTGCGGACGTAAGGGTAATGACCGACGTGCTCGGCGTGGTTGGGGCGCGTCACCTGTGGTTCGAGGAGAACCGCACCAACGCGGCGTCGGTGGCCACCGACGTGGCGAGGCAGCTCGGGGTCCGGACCGTCCTCATTACGACGTATCTGGACGATCCTCCCGTGGACATCCCCGGCAAGGTCCGGGCGCTCATCGGCACCGCCCAGCGGCAGGGATGGGCGGTGGCGGCCGCGCATATCACCACGGGGGCGCCGTTGGTGGTTGCGCGGCTGCTCCCGGAGTTTCGTGCGGCCGGCATCGAATTCGTACCCGTCACAACGTACCTGACAGGAGGCGTGCACTGA